One stretch of Tenacibaculum sp. MAR_2010_89 DNA includes these proteins:
- a CDS encoding pyridoxal phosphate-dependent aminotransferase, whose protein sequence is MIQSAKRLETVQEYYFSKKLKEVRQLASEGKPIINMGIGSPDLQPPSTVIKAIQDSLTDVGAHKYQSYQGLPEFRNAVANFYKAKYNVIINPDNEILPLMGSKEGIMHISLAFLNEGDHVLIPNPGYPTYSSVTNLVGAKSVFYELDATNNWQPNFNELEKLDLTNVKLMWVNYPHMPTGTKALKETYQQLIEFGKKHHIIIVNDNPYSFILNDTPKSILQVEGAKDIALELNSLSKSYNMAGWRVGKLIGNQHFLNEVLKVKTQMDSGMFYGIQKGAIKALELDDRWFKEQNKIYQSRQQLIFKIADTLGCTYNKNTSGMFVWAKLPEGQESEKVVDDLLHNKHIFVAPGTIFGSQGEGYIRFSLCVPEEKIKEAITRF, encoded by the coding sequence ATGATTCAATCAGCAAAAAGACTAGAAACCGTACAAGAATACTACTTCTCAAAAAAATTAAAAGAAGTAAGGCAATTAGCCTCTGAAGGAAAGCCAATAATAAATATGGGAATCGGTAGCCCAGATTTACAACCACCTTCTACTGTAATAAAAGCTATTCAAGATAGCTTAACAGATGTAGGTGCTCATAAATACCAAAGTTACCAGGGCTTACCTGAATTTAGAAATGCTGTTGCCAATTTTTACAAGGCTAAGTATAATGTTATTATAAACCCTGACAACGAAATTCTTCCTTTAATGGGAAGTAAAGAAGGGATTATGCATATTTCATTAGCTTTTTTAAATGAAGGTGATCATGTTTTAATTCCAAACCCTGGTTACCCTACTTATAGTTCAGTGACCAACCTAGTAGGAGCTAAATCGGTTTTTTACGAATTAGACGCTACTAACAATTGGCAACCTAACTTTAATGAGTTAGAAAAACTTGATTTAACAAACGTAAAATTAATGTGGGTAAATTACCCTCATATGCCAACAGGTACAAAAGCCTTAAAAGAAACCTATCAACAATTAATTGAATTCGGAAAAAAACACCATATCATAATTGTAAATGATAATCCATATAGCTTCATATTAAACGATACTCCAAAAAGTATTTTGCAAGTTGAAGGAGCTAAAGATATAGCACTTGAGTTAAACTCCTTAAGTAAATCATACAACATGGCAGGTTGGAGAGTTGGTAAATTAATTGGTAATCAACATTTTTTAAACGAAGTTTTAAAAGTAAAAACTCAAATGGATTCTGGTATGTTTTATGGTATTCAAAAAGGAGCTATAAAAGCACTAGAACTTGACGATAGATGGTTTAAGGAACAAAATAAAATATACCAATCAAGACAACAATTAATTTTCAAAATAGCTGACACATTAGGCTGTACTTATAACAAAAATACTTCAGGAATGTTTGTTTGGGCTAAATTACCTGAAGGCCAAGAATCGGAAAAAGTAGTTGACGATTTATTACATAACAAACACATATTTGTTGCCCCAGGAACAATTTTTGGAAGCCAAGGTGAAGGATACATTCGATTTTCATTATGTGTACCCGAAGAAAAGATTAAAGAAGCAATAACTCGATTTTAG